A part of Pseudoalteromonas arctica A 37-1-2 genomic DNA contains:
- the mshL gene encoding pilus (MSHA type) biogenesis protein MshL: MKLKNNLSHPWLVLLLLPTFLTACHSFKPGKEVKNHIEQELSERPTEPKVIVPLQMPSELTQSLLSSINNEQTISDDLSIKRFDVAANDVEIGAFFAGLTDDTPFSVAVHPEVNGTINLNLKSVTFNEVINVIKRMYPLDIVNEGRIVQVLPAKMRTETIPVNYLMMQRHGQSTVSVVAGGVSQFAQSGSGSSGSSSGNSNQQNSEFGGDNQSLDLNGSRIQTINKNDFWKELEVALKSLIGASDGRYVVASPQASLVTVNALPSEISQLKEFLRQSQENLQRQVILEAKIIEVTLKDEYQQGVNWERIASGLEGGISFATTAGSTISNSISAAIGGASSLTIQKGDFNGVINLLETQGDVQMLSNPRVTATNNQKAVIKVGQDEYFVTNVSSTTVTGTATTTSPEIDLTPFFSGIALDVTPQIDKYGSVILHVHPSVTETEEQLKVITLDDQRFELPLAQSNIRESDTVIRAQSGEIVVIGGLMQTSTQDEESKTPVLGDIPIFGNLFKSIRKRQEKKELIILIKPTVVMPDTWKKQQGESRQLLKTWYEN, translated from the coding sequence ATGAAATTAAAAAATAATTTATCTCATCCGTGGCTTGTTCTTCTATTGTTACCTACATTTTTAACTGCGTGCCATAGCTTTAAACCAGGTAAAGAGGTTAAAAATCATATAGAGCAAGAGTTATCTGAAAGACCTACAGAGCCTAAAGTAATTGTGCCTTTACAAATGCCAAGCGAACTTACACAAAGCTTATTGTCATCTATAAATAATGAGCAAACTATAAGTGATGATTTATCTATAAAGCGTTTTGATGTCGCAGCAAATGATGTCGAAATAGGCGCTTTTTTTGCAGGCTTAACAGACGATACCCCTTTTAGTGTTGCTGTGCATCCTGAGGTAAATGGCACAATTAATTTAAATCTTAAAAGCGTTACGTTTAATGAAGTCATTAATGTTATTAAGCGTATGTATCCTTTAGATATTGTTAATGAAGGACGAATTGTACAAGTACTACCAGCCAAAATGCGCACAGAAACAATACCTGTAAATTATTTAATGATGCAACGCCATGGTCAGTCTACAGTGAGTGTTGTTGCTGGTGGGGTGAGTCAATTTGCACAAAGTGGCAGTGGTTCTAGTGGTTCGAGTTCAGGTAATAGTAACCAGCAAAATAGTGAATTTGGCGGCGATAATCAAAGCTTAGATTTGAATGGTTCTCGAATCCAAACAATTAATAAAAACGATTTTTGGAAGGAATTAGAAGTTGCCCTTAAGTCTTTAATTGGCGCAAGCGATGGGCGCTATGTTGTTGCAAGCCCACAAGCTAGTTTGGTAACCGTAAATGCATTACCAAGCGAAATTAGTCAGCTAAAAGAGTTTTTACGTCAAAGCCAAGAAAACCTGCAACGCCAAGTTATTTTAGAAGCAAAAATAATAGAAGTAACCTTAAAAGATGAGTACCAACAAGGGGTCAACTGGGAGCGCATAGCCAGTGGTTTAGAAGGCGGTATTTCGTTTGCTACAACAGCGGGTTCTACAATTAGTAATAGTATTTCGGCTGCCATTGGCGGAGCGTCATCGCTGACAATTCAAAAGGGTGACTTTAACGGGGTTATTAACTTGCTAGAAACCCAAGGTGATGTGCAAATGTTATCTAACCCTCGCGTTACGGCTACAAACAACCAAAAAGCAGTTATAAAAGTAGGGCAAGACGAATACTTTGTTACTAATGTATCAAGTACGACGGTAACTGGTACTGCTACAACTACCTCGCCTGAGATTGATTTAACACCGTTCTTTTCTGGTATTGCGCTTGATGTAACGCCGCAAATTGACAAGTACGGCTCAGTTATTTTGCATGTTCACCCTTCAGTAACTGAAACAGAAGAGCAGCTAAAGGTAATTACTTTAGACGATCAACGTTTTGAATTACCTCTAGCGCAGAGCAACATTCGAGAATCAGATACCGTTATTCGCGCTCAAAGTGGCGAAATAGTGGTTATTGGTGGTTTGATGCAAACGTCAACACAGGATGAAGAATCAAAAACACCCGTGCTGGGTGATATCCCCATATTTGGCAACTTATTCAAAAGTATTCGTAAACGCCAAGAGAAAAAAGAACTAATTATTTTAATCAAACCAACCGTTGTTATGCCCGATACTTGGAAAAAACAACAAGGTGAAAGCCGTCAGCTTTTAAAAACATGGTATGAAAACTAA
- a CDS encoding ExeA family protein — MYLSFFNLSEMPFTLTPNTQFFCALEPHHEAMQVLTTAIEMGEGFIKVTGEVGTGKTLLCRKLLNQLEPDYIVAYLPNSYLSPEELRWAIAIELGMDVDKALDQQALGQLINHHLLDLQEDNERVVLLIDEAQCLSWETLEALRLFTNLETESEKLIQVVLFGQPELDEKLANNKVRQLRQRISFSYKLRAMTGAEVVYYINHRLQVAGFNRPPLFNNSMGLKIARASRGIPRLVNILCHKALLQAYGEGLNTITNRHIQLAIKDTEDCAKYRTGQYWSYSALMFSVLAIAAIWVWRQWL; from the coding sequence ATGTATTTAAGCTTTTTTAATTTAAGTGAAATGCCTTTCACGTTAACCCCTAACACACAATTTTTTTGTGCACTTGAGCCGCACCACGAAGCGATGCAAGTGCTAACAACAGCCATTGAAATGGGTGAGGGGTTTATTAAAGTCACCGGTGAAGTTGGGACAGGTAAAACGTTGCTTTGTAGGAAGCTATTAAACCAACTTGAGCCAGATTACATTGTGGCTTATTTACCTAACTCTTATTTAAGCCCTGAAGAGCTTAGATGGGCGATTGCAATTGAGCTGGGTATGGATGTAGATAAAGCATTGGACCAACAAGCACTAGGGCAGCTTATAAATCATCACTTACTCGACTTACAAGAAGATAATGAGCGCGTAGTGCTTTTGATAGATGAGGCGCAATGCTTGAGTTGGGAGACACTAGAGGCGCTGAGATTATTTACAAACTTAGAAACTGAAAGCGAAAAGCTGATTCAAGTTGTGTTATTTGGGCAACCTGAACTTGATGAAAAACTGGCAAACAATAAAGTAAGGCAGCTGCGCCAACGTATTAGTTTTTCTTATAAATTACGGGCGATGACTGGCGCTGAGGTTGTTTATTATATTAATCATCGCTTACAAGTTGCAGGATTTAATAGACCTCCTTTATTTAATAATAGTATGGGGCTTAAGATTGCCAGAGCAAGCCGTGGAATTCCTAGATTAGTTAATATTTTATGCCACAAAGCACTATTACAAGCTTACGGTGAAGGGTTAAATACAATAACAAATCGCCATATTCAGCTTGCCATAAAAGATACCGAAGACTGCGCAAAATATCGAACCGGTCAATATTGGAGCTACAGCGCGTTAATGTTTAGTGTTTTAGCTATTGCTGCCATATGGGTATGGAGGCAGTGGTTATGA
- a CDS encoding tetratricopeptide repeat protein produces MSVINNMLKNIEQREAKQVNIQEGISVKPIYDVKNIVFKAAILLIMLSVIFLAYLYLPTADKKETQRESVLPQQKMVAVLSSNLSDSQDEKSTVEPLVEQEVVKKAVQVEQMKPEVNDLAESKLSEATSLVSQPTAEPVVIAEVKQSPALAKDNMLVASKVIVSKPKTTSVTKTKPQNTMIKSAAETKSPQALLVEQLAAAKQAIQFGLYNEAISDLNIILAQSPLHVEARNLLAATYFKQQDINSAQQVLQSGIRQNPNVLEWRVMLSKILIMQQQYEGVLLLLSDEFESQANLDFWVLQGTAAQSASKHHKALESFKHLTQLQPSQAKWWLALATSKDALGEYLDAKQLYKVALDLGGLNTAMTQHALQRLVALKEAV; encoded by the coding sequence ATGAGCGTTATAAATAATATGCTTAAAAATATTGAGCAACGTGAAGCTAAACAAGTGAATATTCAAGAAGGTATAAGCGTAAAGCCAATATATGATGTAAAAAACATTGTATTTAAAGCCGCAATTTTACTTATTATGCTAAGTGTCATTTTTTTAGCATACCTGTATTTACCGACCGCCGACAAAAAAGAAACTCAACGTGAGTCTGTGCTACCACAGCAAAAAATGGTCGCGGTTTTGAGCTCTAATTTATCTGATTCTCAAGATGAAAAAAGCACTGTAGAGCCTTTAGTTGAGCAAGAAGTTGTGAAGAAGGCTGTGCAAGTTGAGCAAATGAAACCGGAAGTGAATGATTTAGCTGAATCCAAGTTGAGTGAAGCAACATCACTGGTTTCTCAACCAACGGCTGAGCCGGTTGTAATTGCCGAGGTTAAACAAAGCCCTGCACTAGCTAAAGATAATATGTTAGTGGCTAGCAAAGTTATTGTCAGCAAGCCAAAAACTACTTCAGTGACTAAAACTAAGCCACAAAATACTATGATCAAAAGCGCGGCAGAAACTAAGTCACCACAGGCTTTATTGGTCGAGCAATTAGCAGCAGCTAAACAGGCAATACAGTTTGGCTTATACAACGAAGCTATTAGTGATTTAAACATTATTTTAGCGCAATCGCCTTTACATGTTGAGGCTCGAAATTTACTGGCTGCAACTTACTTTAAACAACAAGATATAAATTCTGCACAGCAGGTTTTGCAATCAGGTATTCGCCAAAACCCTAACGTACTTGAATGGCGTGTAATGCTAAGCAAAATACTCATTATGCAACAACAGTATGAAGGAGTATTACTGCTTTTAAGTGATGAATTTGAATCCCAGGCGAATCTTGATTTTTGGGTGCTGCAAGGTACTGCTGCGCAAAGTGCGAGTAAGCACCACAAAGCACTTGAAAGCTTTAAACATCTTACACAGCTCCAGCCTAGTCAAGCCAAGTGGTGGCTTGCACTTGCAACCTCAAAAGATGCACTAGGAGAGTACCTCGATGCTAAACAGCTTTATAAAGTAGCTCTAGATTTAGGTGGGTTAAATACCGCTATGACCCAGCATGCATTACAGCGTTTAGTTGCACTAAAGGAGGCCGTATGA
- a CDS encoding GspE/PulE family protein, whose translation MRPSLKMRLGDLLVHEHMITEAQLSEALNVQAATGRKLGSTLITLEFISEPQLLRFLAQQLQVPFLDISQRKISHDVSKLLSEVYARRYRALVIEDNGDSVLVGMSDPADLRGLDQLATMLAPKRIDLAVVQESQIMAAFDNVYRRTDEITNFAAQLHEEYQDVEEFDLNSLGDETSDATVVKLLQSIFEDAVQVRASDIHIEPDEGLLRIRQRVDGILQEHTLNQVKIASALVLRLKLMSGLDISEKRLPQDGRFNIKVRSHSIDVRLSTMPVQHGESVVMRLLDQSAGLLSLDETGMPAHILKRVRSIIKRPHGMVLVTGPTGSGKTTTLYGALSELNQQESKIITVEDPVEYRIGRINQVQINNKIGLSFASILRTALRQDPDIIMVGEMRDQETVDIGLRAALTGHLLLSTLHTNDAITSAMRLIDMGAPAYLVASSLRAIIAQRLVRRVCNDCRVPYLPDRQEISWLKYLGEEITDAQFSKGQGCTACNHTGYKGRVGIFELLEMDDAMMDALRVNDTQGFAKAAKNSANFSPLSAMALNYAKKGITSLDEVFKVAEYIPEIVGDIDATI comes from the coding sequence ATGAGACCTAGTTTAAAAATGCGCTTAGGCGATTTACTTGTCCACGAACACATGATCACCGAAGCGCAACTAAGTGAAGCATTAAATGTTCAAGCTGCAACGGGCCGTAAATTAGGTTCGACACTTATTACACTTGAGTTTATTAGTGAGCCACAATTATTACGCTTTTTAGCGCAGCAATTACAGGTACCTTTTTTAGATATATCACAGCGAAAAATATCACACGATGTATCTAAGCTTTTATCTGAGGTATATGCGCGTCGTTACAGAGCACTAGTAATCGAAGACAATGGTGACTCTGTTTTGGTCGGGATGAGCGATCCTGCTGATTTAAGGGGCCTTGATCAACTTGCTACTATGCTTGCTCCTAAACGAATAGATTTAGCTGTTGTACAAGAAAGCCAAATCATGGCTGCGTTTGACAACGTATATCGCCGCACAGATGAAATTACCAACTTTGCAGCACAACTCCATGAAGAATATCAAGACGTAGAAGAATTTGATTTAAACTCTTTAGGTGATGAGACATCCGATGCAACCGTTGTAAAGTTACTGCAATCAATATTTGAGGACGCTGTGCAAGTTCGCGCATCTGATATTCACATTGAGCCAGATGAAGGTTTGCTTCGCATTCGTCAACGTGTAGATGGAATATTACAAGAGCACACTCTTAACCAAGTAAAAATAGCATCGGCACTAGTGCTACGTTTAAAGCTTATGTCAGGATTAGATATATCTGAAAAACGCCTCCCTCAAGATGGCCGGTTTAATATAAAAGTGCGCAGCCATAGTATTGATGTGCGCCTATCTACCATGCCGGTTCAGCATGGTGAATCAGTTGTAATGCGTTTGCTTGATCAATCTGCAGGATTATTATCGTTAGATGAAACGGGTATGCCGGCACACATATTAAAACGTGTGCGCAGCATTATAAAACGTCCACATGGCATGGTTTTAGTTACTGGGCCAACAGGCTCGGGTAAAACAACCACACTTTATGGTGCATTGAGTGAGTTAAACCAACAAGAAAGTAAAATTATTACCGTAGAGGATCCGGTTGAGTATCGTATTGGACGTATTAACCAGGTACAAATAAATAATAAAATAGGGCTAAGTTTTGCCAGTATTTTACGGACAGCTCTAAGGCAAGATCCTGACATTATAATGGTTGGCGAAATGCGTGACCAAGAAACCGTAGATATTGGATTAAGGGCCGCTTTAACAGGCCACCTATTATTATCAACGTTACATACCAATGATGCAATTACCAGCGCTATGCGCTTAATCGATATGGGTGCACCGGCTTACTTAGTGGCAAGTTCACTGCGAGCGATTATTGCTCAGCGATTAGTAAGGCGAGTATGTAATGACTGTAGAGTACCGTACTTGCCAGATCGCCAAGAAATAAGTTGGTTAAAATATTTAGGCGAAGAGATTACAGATGCTCAATTTTCTAAAGGGCAAGGTTGCACAGCATGTAATCACACTGGTTATAAAGGACGTGTAGGTATTTTTGAGTTGCTCGAAATGGATGATGCAATGATGGATGCCTTACGAGTGAACGACACACAAGGTTTTGCGAAAGCCGCTAAAAATAGCGCAAACTTTTCGCCACTCTCAGCAATGGCATTAAATTACGCTAAGAAAGGTATTACCTCTTTAGATGAAGTATTTAAAGTGGCTGAATATATCCCAGAAATAGTAGGGGATATTGATGCAACTATATAG
- a CDS encoding type II secretion system F family protein: protein MQLYSYKAKDSKGVLVKGQLEASNQAGVADSLMKRQFIPISISLVETKNNIKIFDNLFVEKITLDDMIMFSRQMYSLLKAGIPIIRAMIGLADTTQNKEFKNVLMEVTRQLEQGRDLSSAMAIHNEVFSRLTVSMVMVGEGSGRLEDAFYQLAIYFEKEQETRKRIKAAMRYPTFVILALVAAMVILNIFVIPTFASMFAKFDAELPLMTQILIGTSSFFVNYWWLLLVMGIGAVFAWKRYLNTDAGRFKWDQYKLKIPFIGDILKRTLLARYSQSLAMVLRSGVPMTTGLSLTAHAVDNSYMEKAIITMRQDIEKGDSLLRASKSSELFSQLVLQMVAVGEETGRVDELLQEAADYYEREVDYDLRSLTAKIEPILTVFVAIMVLILALGIFMPMWNMMSAIKGN, encoded by the coding sequence ATGCAACTATATAGCTATAAAGCGAAAGACAGCAAAGGTGTATTGGTAAAAGGCCAATTAGAAGCGAGTAACCAAGCTGGCGTAGCTGATAGTTTAATGAAGCGTCAATTTATACCAATATCAATTTCTTTAGTTGAAACAAAAAATAATATTAAAATTTTTGATAATTTATTTGTCGAAAAAATAACGCTAGACGACATGATTATGTTTTCTAGGCAAATGTATTCGCTACTAAAAGCGGGTATTCCAATTATACGAGCAATGATTGGATTGGCAGATACAACACAAAATAAAGAATTTAAAAATGTATTGATGGAAGTTACCAGGCAACTTGAGCAAGGCCGGGACTTATCCAGTGCAATGGCAATTCATAACGAGGTATTTAGCCGCTTAACCGTGTCAATGGTAATGGTTGGTGAAGGTTCTGGCCGATTAGAAGATGCATTTTATCAACTCGCTATTTACTTTGAAAAAGAACAGGAAACTCGCAAACGAATAAAAGCAGCTATGCGCTACCCTACTTTTGTTATTTTGGCTCTTGTAGCAGCTATGGTTATTTTAAATATTTTTGTAATTCCTACCTTTGCTAGCATGTTTGCCAAATTCGATGCCGAATTGCCGTTAATGACTCAAATATTAATTGGTACTAGCAGCTTTTTTGTTAATTACTGGTGGTTATTGTTGGTAATGGGTATTGGAGCGGTATTTGCGTGGAAGCGTTATTTAAATACAGATGCCGGGCGCTTCAAGTGGGATCAATATAAATTAAAAATTCCATTTATTGGCGATATTTTAAAACGCACATTGCTTGCGCGCTACAGCCAAAGTCTAGCTATGGTATTGCGCTCTGGCGTACCTATGACCACGGGGTTATCGCTAACAGCGCATGCCGTAGATAATAGCTATATGGAAAAAGCGATTATTACTATGCGCCAAGATATAGAAAAAGGCGATAGCTTACTTAGAGCCTCAAAAAGTTCTGAGCTGTTTTCTCAGCTTGTATTACAGATGGTCGCCGTAGGTGAAGAAACCGGTCGGGTTGATGAGTTACTTCAAGAAGCAGCTGATTATTATGAGCGTGAAGTTGATTATGACTTACGAAGCTTAACTGCAAAAATAGAACCTATTTTAACTGTGTTTGTTGCCATTATGGTGCTGATTTTAGCATTGGGTATTTTTATGCCTATGTGGAACATGATGTCGGCAATTAAAGGGAATTAA
- a CDS encoding pilus assembly FimT family protein: MNTTIAYSKGFSLFELVIVVILLAVILSFAIPQYIGIKNQAHNASADAIAGSFSSAIGMVRGQWELEGRPNSKTNITFVNYGGVIVAVDGSLGTPTGDETEKKDTRAESINAHKCRQVLNVILQDAPSSTLSSEISIIKSVSFLVRYNAESTQCVYYLTHTIDIKSIPTNTGEISGLTGFSYFAKTGKVKIFKTK, encoded by the coding sequence GTGAACACAACAATAGCTTACTCAAAAGGTTTCTCATTATTTGAGTTAGTTATTGTTGTTATTTTACTGGCAGTAATTTTGAGTTTTGCTATACCTCAATATATAGGTATTAAAAATCAAGCGCATAATGCAAGCGCAGATGCTATTGCGGGTAGTTTTTCATCGGCTATTGGCATGGTTAGAGGTCAATGGGAGTTAGAAGGGAGACCAAATAGTAAGACAAATATAACATTCGTTAATTATGGAGGAGTGATAGTTGCTGTTGATGGATCGTTAGGTACACCAACGGGTGATGAAACAGAAAAAAAAGATACTCGCGCAGAGTCTATAAATGCTCATAAATGCCGCCAAGTATTAAATGTAATTTTACAAGATGCACCAAGCAGTACCTTAAGTAGTGAAATATCGATAATAAAAAGTGTAAGTTTTTTAGTTAGGTACAATGCAGAAAGTACGCAATGCGTCTATTATTTAACTCATACCATTGATATTAAAAGTATACCAACCAATACGGGTGAAATATCAGGTTTAACAGGTTTTTCATACTTTGCTAAAACAGGCAAAGTAAAAATATTTAAAACTAAGTAA
- a CDS encoding prepilin-type N-terminal cleavage/methylation domain-containing protein, with the protein MKTQSLKSLPMNKQAGFTLVELIIVIVILGILAVTAAPRFLNLQGDANASTLEGLQGSIRSGMNIVNGKSIIASDHKKATATVTVDTGVPVPTVYGYPAATLAAFEAFLDVSFAPSTAPDTDDFNIDATTTGTVIIYPNSYIADDECRIEYIQATATTGPVVVTAPTINIFTDEC; encoded by the coding sequence ATGAAAACGCAATCGTTAAAAAGTTTACCAATGAATAAACAAGCAGGTTTTACACTTGTTGAATTGATCATCGTAATTGTTATTTTAGGCATTTTAGCCGTTACCGCAGCCCCTCGTTTTTTAAACTTGCAAGGTGATGCAAATGCTTCAACACTCGAAGGCTTACAAGGCTCTATTCGCAGCGGTATGAATATCGTAAACGGCAAGTCTATTATTGCTAGTGATCACAAAAAGGCAACGGCTACAGTTACTGTAGATACTGGTGTACCAGTACCTACTGTTTATGGTTACCCAGCAGCAACACTTGCTGCATTTGAAGCATTTTTAGATGTTAGCTTTGCTCCATCTACAGCACCAGACACAGATGACTTTAATATTGATGCGACAACAACAGGAACAGTTATTATATACCCTAATAGTTACATTGCTGATGATGAGTGCAGAATTGAATACATACAAGCAACTGCAACTACAGGGCCTGTTGTAGTAACGGCTCCTACAATTAATATTTTTACTGATGAATGTTAA
- a CDS encoding type II secretion system protein — translation MISSSKQRLRGFTLIELIITLVILGILSVTAVPKFLGSSTEDAYSYRDRTLNALRTVQLRAMQNTATTSCHTLYITSTLIAPPTPDTCIGGADTNNTDHLVVQINTQRSDITFSALDSNANIFTQISFDPLGKSNQTCTSQCRIDVGLAGVCISGEGLIYACP, via the coding sequence ATGATAAGCAGTAGTAAGCAACGATTGCGTGGCTTCACACTCATTGAGTTAATTATTACTCTAGTGATATTGGGAATACTGTCGGTAACGGCAGTTCCCAAATTTCTGGGCAGCTCAACAGAAGATGCATACTCATATCGAGACCGTACTTTAAATGCACTTAGAACAGTGCAGTTACGTGCAATGCAAAATACAGCGACAACAAGTTGCCATACTCTTTATATAACCTCCACACTTATTGCTCCCCCCACACCTGATACATGTATCGGTGGCGCTGATACCAACAACACCGATCATTTAGTGGTACAAATAAACACGCAAAGAAGTGATATAACATTTAGCGCTTTAGATAGTAACGCAAATATATTTACCCAAATTAGTTTTGATCCTTTAGGTAAATCAAATCAAACCTGCACTTCGCAGTGTCGAATAGATGTTGGATTAGCTGGCGTATGCATAAGTGGTGAAGGGCTTATATATGCGTGCCCTTAA
- a CDS encoding type II secretion system protein, whose amino-acid sequence MRALKVKGFTLIELIIGIVMFAIALSIITALIAPQAKKSAEPIIALRASEFGQSLMNEIQSKSFDEHSDRSAPFRRCGETTLGAEPCTAEGNLGVDNLGAGLETRTSYNDVDDYIALSNQPITNSLGEVLSEYSDFNLVVTVEYDSDFNELTINDGTTFKRITIEVTSPLGEVYGFSAYKGNY is encoded by the coding sequence ATGCGTGCCCTTAAAGTAAAAGGTTTTACTCTAATTGAGCTTATTATTGGCATAGTGATGTTTGCTATTGCATTAAGCATTATTACCGCTTTAATTGCCCCGCAAGCAAAAAAAAGTGCAGAGCCAATTATTGCTTTAAGAGCCTCTGAATTTGGTCAATCACTAATGAACGAAATTCAAAGTAAATCGTTTGATGAGCACAGCGATAGAAGCGCACCTTTTAGACGTTGCGGCGAAACAACCTTGGGTGCTGAGCCTTGTACCGCAGAGGGCAATTTAGGCGTCGATAACTTAGGGGCAGGCCTAGAAACCCGAACCAGTTATAACGATGTAGATGACTATATTGCACTGTCTAACCAGCCTATCACTAATAGCTTAGGTGAGGTGTTAAGCGAGTACAGCGACTTTAATTTAGTTGTTACTGTTGAGTACGATAGCGACTTTAACGAATTGACCATCAACGATGGCACAACCTTTAAGCGTATTACTATTGAAGTAACATCACCCTTAGGCGAAGTTTACGGATTTAGTGCATATAAAGGGAATTACTAA